A window of Benincasa hispida cultivar B227 chromosome 9, ASM972705v1, whole genome shotgun sequence genomic DNA:
ACATTTTcgttaaaagaaacaaaaaaggtGGTGACGAGTGTTATTGatggtggaagaagaagatggtaaagcaaggaaagaaataatataaatgtatatataattcaaataacttaaaaattatttttaataaaaaataaataaatgttacatcatttttctttctaaaaataattttcttagataaaaaaaaatgtcaaaatatttataaaaatagtaaaagaaaaacaccgataaatattgatagatttctatctgCATCTATCACATAATATCATGTGAGTTTCTATCggtctctataaaaaaaattaaattttattattttatgtaaataatttttttatttttttgaaaatctccaattaaaataaatattttttttcataaaaaaatattgaaataaatgtttgagAAAGTAGAAATTTGGAGAACGTAATAGATTTCCGCCACCGGGCCACCCCACCCGgcgatatatattaaattgatcaaattggagactttttaaaaaacttgagggCCCCACATCCAAACGTTAGAACTTAGACGCGCTTTCATTGTGGataacttttttttcaaaaataataatcatttttttataaaaatctagttttttctttattttagttTGTGAATATTTACATggagtatattttgaaaattcatgcAACTTATCGTAACATATACTTTAGTCTCTAATATTTTTATGCTTATTCCATCGAATTTTTATGTAGTTTTAAAATCTCCACTTTAATTATACTGTCCTTATCGTTGATGATAAACTTATATAATATATGCCTCATCAATTATCATAATTTACCAAAGGATTATTGTTTAATAGATTTACAAGAGGTAAGCCACTTAAGAGATAAAAACTTCTCATGTTGTCTCTAAAATTCTAGCCAAAGTTTATgcattttttagtttaataataaGTGAAGTTGAAGATTCAAACTTATGATATCTTAATTGAGAGATCATATGTTTTGTATtagttgagttatgttcatgTCGACTTGACTTCTTTTCTTTATGTTGAATTAATTCTGCTCCTCAGTTCTTACCAACTCATCAAATATCACGTCATATAAACAAATGATAAACTAGTGTTGACATTACTAATAGAGAGTTTGTGATTGAAAACTTTTAAATTATGAGATACTAAAATGAACCTTaaggttaaaataaaaatgaaacatTTATAAACCTAtcaacaaataaaacataaccAACTAAAAGACTTCACATCAAGCATATAAATGTGAAACCTAGCCATGGGAAAACTTTCAAACCTAAATACAAAATCAAGTAAggtaaacaaaaattttaaaatttaggtaaTAATCATTTGAacttttgtttctatttttttaaaattaaccttATAAGTACTACTTCGATccatgatttttttgttttgttatatgCTTTTTAGGAGTGCTTTAAAAAAGTCAAACTAAGTTTCAGAATTTAAAAAAgtagtttaaaaaaattgtttttgtttttgtttttcgatcATTCTATctgagaattcaaatgtttaattagaaaagatgaaaataatagtaaattagttataagaaaataaactcaattttcaaaactaaaaaataaataaataattattaaacaagACCTTTgtaataaattatccaaaactACATCGAGTTAACAACAAGATAACAAATACTTACAAAAATAAGTACATATGATTAAGAATTATAATAGCTAAAAAAATAttgcaaaaaaaatttaaaaaaatcttcataATTTAATAGAAATGAAGTAATCAcaaatacttatttatttaagtCATAAATTCTATAGTACAAGttttatagtattttttttagtacgaCAATCGTGATGAATGAGGATCGAATCTCCAACCCTGAAAAATGAAGACAATGTCAATCATCACTAAGTTAAACTTATTTGACGTATAAGTTTGGACTATGTTCGAGTTGgcgaagaaaaaaaaggaagatcATGAATATAGATAATTAGGTAACCAAGTGTTAAAAtggaaaatgtaaaattttgaaataaagtaGTACAGCATGGACGGCAAATTTTAGGTTGAAGAAATTTTCAGGTAAGAATGGAAATGTCTGATTTGCATCCTCCACGAATTTAGATTGAGAGAAAGTTTTAGAGAAAAAGGAATTgaataaagaaatttaatacCACCATTGAAAGTGGTCTCTTTCATTATTCCTTTTTTCCGCAGCTTTTGTTCAACAACGAAATTACGCCTTCTTCCCCAACGCGTTTGGTCAAATGTTTGTAACGTCGCCCAATTCTTCGACCTTCTTTTGGTGGATCTGGTCAGAATCGGAGACCCATTGGAGGCCTTTCCACTCCGCCTACTTTTGATTTTCAATTCAgggttttctctctctcttttggtaaaaaaaaaaaaaaagaatgggaTTGCCTTAGCTCCTTCCATTATCCGATTCTGTTTCTTTAAGGGGTTTTCTTATTACCCTTTTCCCCTATTCTTTCTGGGATTTTGTTTTCATGATTGGAATTGATCATCCTCGAGCTTTGTTTTGCGATTTTTATCAGAAATTCTTGTTGGGCTTTCCGAGGGATTTTTGTTTAGTTCTTGTGTTTTGACGTTCTGGGATTTCGTGTTTTCTGATAGTTTGAGTTGTATTGGTGGTGAATTTGTTGAAGGTTTGAATTTTGTTTAGATGGGTTTCTTTACTTGGGGTTAGGGAAAGATGGAACCGTGAGGATATTATGCTTTTATAATGACATTTCGACGACTTATGGGTGTTGCAAAAAGGAGATGTTTGGTTGTTTTGGTGATTCTCATTTGTGCTTCTTTAGCAACTTGCTTGAAGGACCACGAGGAAGAGGAACTGATTCTGACTCAACTAGCTGACCCAATTAATGGGAATGTCAACACAGAGATGGTGAGCGATTCTGCTTGTGATATGAGACTAATGtcctttttttcttctgaaCAACAAAGTATAGTTTGTATTTCAGCTTCATCTGTCTTAAGCCTTTTTGTTTCTTAACTGTTAACGTTGGATTAAAATGTAGTCTTGCTCGAAGTATTTGATCTTGCTAACTCTAGAATGTTGTTTAGACCCAATTATGTTTGGTTTTCGAGATAATTGATCTTAAAAGTTCTTGAACATGTTTGTGTTAGATTTAATAAGGCCAGTAAATGAaggaaagaaattggaacaatGAAGAGAGAGCATATTATGAAGGGAGTTATCTTGTGATGACTGGTTATTATGATAAAAACTTATGTATCCATACCCTTAGTTACTAGTTTGTTTCTGGCTTTATGTCTTTAACAAGCGAAAGTTGCATTCATTGCTGATAACATTCCTGTTCTGTTTTCCACCTTTTCAAAGCAGTTTTCAAGTCCTAgccattttttttccataacacaatttttaaaagctagAGGCTGTACATAGCTATTCTgaaatcattttctaaaattgaaatttagtaCAAACGTACTTATGtgatttttcttataaaaagaaTTTGTTTCTACTTCTAGATTAGTTGTTTCTTTATAGAATAACTAAAGTTCTCATTACTTACAAAATCAGGATATTATTGATACTAATTTCAACGTTTAATAACCTCAACCTTAACCCTTGCTAACTTCTCAAAAGAGCTCCTTGAAAAAAggaaattgaaaacataaacaaaaatgtcctttttttctaaaatagctTCCAAACAGCTTTCCACTTTCTTTAATGTTGGAGTGTTGGTTCTTACTAGCGTTTTTAAATTTGTAGATTACAACACAAAAGAGCTGTTAGCAATCAAACATATGTTTTAGAagcaaaaaactaaaaataaaaaggttatCAATTGAAAACAATTAAATGCCAGTAATTTACTTCTGAACAACTAGTTTAGACAAATATCTATCTCcacccctttttctttttttaatgaaaataacttccattgagaaaaaaaattaaataatacataGGCATACAAAAAACAAGCCTACAAAAAAAAAGAGCACCCTCTAAAGAAAATGGCCCCAACGATGTGAAGTAGTGcctatagaatagttacaaaaagTCTCTGAAATCGAAACTCACAAAGAGACATGAAAGCGAACGAGGGACCAAATCTCCCTAGGATCCCTTCGAGACGTCTAAACACGCTTATATTCTGCTCATCTATCTCAACCTTTTGTTTATTTCTATGTGTCTTCTGCCTCTTGCCTTATTTGAGGCTCACTTACTATGCTGAGGTTAACTTGAATTAAAAAACTTGCTGCAGGCTGAGCTGTTACTGGTTAAGTGCAACTTGGATTTGTTTCAGTTAAAGGAAGCTGTAGAGGGTACTGACCTATGCTTTGAAGAAAAACCCGGAAGcacaaatgaaattaattttgaatgtcaGATGCTGACAAAAGAGAAAACAAACAGAATGCTAAGGGCCATGCATCCCCAGATGAAGAAGACTCTTTTAGATTGTCTAAGAAAGAAATTTCATGTCTCTGGGAAAGACTACAACTCTGAAGCTTGGTACACCAGGTATCTGGAGTCATTGCTTTTAATGCCTGGTAGTATTAGAAGGAAGTTAAGTTCTAGGTGGCATCGAAGTGCTAAAGAAGTGCCTGCTCCGCCACCTGAATCTTCAGCAGATGAAAAACCTTCAAGGAAAGCTTCTAGCACAAgtagtaaaaaagaaaagaaatctaataATCAACAAACAGTCATCATCGCTGTTGTTGTAACAGCAACAGTGACTTTTATTATTGTAGCTCTGCTATTTTTATGCTATAATAAGAGTGGCTCCAGAGTGAAGCAAAATGATGAAAATCATGAAAGGCCTCTCCTAAGCTTGAGTTTAAGTGAGTACTCTTTTCAGTGTTCTCACAAGCTTGTTTTGAgaatattttatgttatctttaacattttttttaatgttgatATAAATCATGAACTTTCAGGTTCTTCACCAAAATATTCTGCGTTTGGGAATTCCCTTAAGGATGACAAGTTCATGAGTCAACCATCTAGCTTGAGTCACCATCAGAGAGCTTCATCATTGGATGGTAGCCTGCACATTGTCTCTGATGGTGCACGTACTTCAATCCAGGGACCTCCATCTTTTGGAGCTGCTGGAGTTGCTAATAATTCATCTTTTGGATCAACGAAAATGGCTGGCAGTACTAATGGTTTGCTGCCACCTCCTCCAGGAGCAATGCCAGTCACCTCAGAAATTATACCTCCTCTGAAGCCTCCTCCTGGCAGGGCTGTTCCCCTCCCTCCGGAACGCCCTTCGTCTTTTAAACCTCCATCCAGCATGGCTAGTCCTCCTCCCCCTCCACTGCCTCCTGCACCTCCTGCACCACCACCACCAAGACCTAAAAATTCAGGGCACCCTCCAGGACCTCCTCCACCTCCACCACCCGTGCCAGGCAAGGCAGGCCCTCGCCCACCAGGGCCACCACCACCTCCCAAAAGTGGTATTGCTCCTCCTAGGCCACCTCCATTAGCACCCAAAGGTGCAACTCCACCTCGACCTCCGAAGCCTTTTGGTTCAGGTGATGATGAAATGGACGAATCGGGTGTTCCCAAAGCCAAATTGAAACCATTTTTCTGGGACAAAGTTCTTGCAAACCCCGACCATTCCATGGTCTGGCATCAGATAAAAGCAGGGTCTTTCCAGTATGTTATAAGTTCCACTCCTTTTGTATCACCATTGCTTTTAAATAATTCTACAAGTTGCTGAAAGCATTTAATCTAAAATCATACAGATTCAACGAGGAGATGATAGAAACTCTTTTCGGATATACGCCTGTAGATAAAACCAAAACAGAAGGCAAGAAGGAGTCATCATCACAAGATCCTGCACACCAGTACATTCAGATTATTGATTCAAAGAAAGCACAAAATCTGTCCATTCTTTTGCGAGCACTAAATGTGACAAAAGAAGAAGTCTGTGATGCACTTCATGAAGGTAATCTTACCTGATATTGACTTTCTTGCATCTCCTTAGAAGACATAAAGAGAGACATGGATCGGAATGGAGGCATGCACTTCATTCCCTGTTATCATTTTGTTGTCTGTCCCAAAAGTGAAGAATTTAGTTGAACTAATAGCAGTATTCCTGATACTCCTCAGGGATGTTTATTTCCGAccaatgtttaaaaaaaaatgtgatgcTCTGATGAAGTGGCTGAGGGCAGTTGCTCCGCACACTAAAAACCTCAGGAAATGGGCCGGTGGGAAGATCCAAATAACATGGCTTTTAGGAGTTAGGCTCAAGTGagcatattaattatttatgccgATAAACGTTAACAGCCTCTCATTTTCTAGCTCATTGAATGATGCAAAAATAAGAAAGCAGGCATATCTAAGACAATACTCAAAATACTCCAAAACTTGGTTTGAGAACAAATTGTTATGTAGGTTAGAGAATTATAGTCATTCTCTCAATTCACAAAATATCCAAGACAATACTCAAAATACTCTATATTATTGACATAAGAAAGTCATTTCTTCATATGGTGTAAAGTCCAAGAAACATAATATAGAATGAACATTAATTTGCATGACAATGCTGAACACATGCAAGTGTGGTTTTGACATTTCGCTTCCAAAGATCTCCCTTCATAGCCAATATATGCCATTAAGTATAATAACAGTGAATCAACCTTTTAGAGCCCAGGTTTAGATTAATAAGACAATTGCTTCTGAAATTGTTTGTGTCTATTTGCTTACAGTCGGATATACTTTTTCCCCATCTTTGTTCCAACTTTCATGAATTGTAGACGGGGGAAATTGTTCTAGGGAGCCTATATACGGACGATGAGTGACATACTATACATTACCTTTTCCATATAAAATGTTTCTTTATTGGCAATCCACTATATTTGCTCTTTTTTGGGTGATGGAAGGACACTATTCTTGGTGGTTCTTTAGAGAATTAATTTAGAAATGTTCTTGTAAATCTCTGATGGAAATTTGTAGTAGTTAATATTTGTCTGTGGCCATTTTTGCTACCACTCTTCTTAACAGTGATTCTAATcgatatttctttttctcaaataaaattGTAGTTGagaatatttattttgtaatacGGTTGGTTCCATCATTCAAAATATGAATCAACCATTTCTTTATTTGGAGAAATTATTACTCGTGTCATTGTTATTGAACAACATGGCCGGAAGAAAATCTTCCACAAGGTAAAAGGGAAGGTGCCTCTGCAATCTACAAAACGAATCTATCTTGTTTATCTGCCTGTTTTCTGCAGCCATTTCTCAATGGAATGCATAAATTTTTGGGCTGCGTATCTTATATTGACCTGTCTTAGTTGGATCAGGAACTGAACTTCCTTCTGAACTTCTTGAGAATTTACTGAGGATGGCACCAACACCAGAAGAAGAACTCAAGCTTAGACTGTTTAGTGGGGAACTTTCTCAACTTGGAAATGCTGAGCGGTTCCTTAAATCTTTGGTTGACATCCCATTTGCTTTCAAAAGGTTGGAATCGCTGCTTTTCATGGGCACTCTTCAGGAGGACATCTCCATCACTAAAGAGTCCTTTGTTAACTTGGAGGTAGAACGTTTCTCACTGTATTACATTTAGTACTTAAAATTATCGATATCATGGATAGGTCAATGTTGACAATTCTGAACCCAATAGTTAATCATGCATGAAAAATTGAGCGACAAATAGGTAACAGAGACTTGTTTTGTTGCCATGGTTTTGCTATGTTTATTCTTTTACAAAAAGGAATTCCTGAAGTGGGGAGTTCTCTGATGAGCAGTATTCAAACGAAGCAATTCATTGAGTTTGTATATCCAGTGTGAAAACAGTTAATAAGGAATAATCCAAATCCATCAAAGACATCATTATAGCAAGTGGACAAGATCCACAGCATACAACTGAGACTTGCACTTGTGTGCCTATTTGCCCTTGAAGTCACACCATGGGTCCTGTGAACCTCTCTTTGCCCCAAAATTCTTCGTCCATCTACCAACTGTTGAAATGAATTTCAGCTTACCGTGTTAGATTTAATTAGCTCTGCTAGAGTAATTATTGATTGATGTCCATATTTCATTAACTCTTCAAATTATGTCACACGAGATGGTTGTTTTCCAACTATCAAAGTCAGAATCTTTTTCATCTCGTTTCATATATTCACGTCTCAAATGTGTATAAATTAGTATACATTAAGAAAGATCCAAGTTCTTTTGCATTAAATGAGTTTGTTTTTCCTCCATCTCTGAATTTCCTGACTAACTGTGGATTCATATTGACTTTACATCACATCTGGATAGATTGCTTGCAAGGAACTTCGGAGCAGCAGGTTGTTCCTCAAACTTCTAGAAGCTGTTCTTAAGACGGGCAATCGGATGAATGATGGGACTTTTCGAGGTGGTGCACAAGCATTCAAATTGGACACTCTATTAAAATTGTCAGATGTGAAAGGAAAAGATGGCAAGACTACATTATTGCACTTCGTAGTTCAGGAGATCATTCGCACAGAAGGGATTAGAGCTGCCCGGAATGCCACAGGAAGCCAGAGCTTCTCAAGCACCTCATCAAAGGATCTGCTGGACGGAACTACTAATGACACCGAAGAGCATTACCGTACCTTGGGTCTTCAGGTCGTCTCGGGATTGAGTGGGGAACTTCAGAATGTGAAGAAAGCAGCAACCATAGATGCGGATGCCTTAACTGGAACTGTTTCCAAACTTGGCCATGCACTCTTAAGGACAAGAGACTTTCTGAACAAAGACATGCAGGGTCTAGGTGAAGAGAGTAAATTTCACGAAACATTGAAAGTCTTTGTGCAGAGTGCTGAGGTTGATATCATGGCCCTcctggaagaagaaaaaagaatcaTGGATTTAGTGAAAAGCACGGGCGACTACTTCCACGGAAATGCAGGGAAGGACGAGGGCTTACGGTTGTTTGTAATTGTGCGAGATTTTTTGATAATGATAGATAAGACTTGCCGAGAAATAAAGGATGCACAGAAAAAGCAGGCGAAGGGACACAGAAAGGCAGCATCGTCTTCTGATATCCACCAACCCTCGTCGTCTTCTGATATCCGCCCTCCTTCGTCTTCTACCGATAGCAATCACCCCCCTTTGTCGTCCACTGATATCCACCCTCCATCTTCTACTGATAGCAATCACCCCCCTTTGTCGTCCACTGATATCAATCACCCCTCTTCGCCGTCCACTGATATCAATCACCCCCCTTCAACTAAAGCTTCTGATCTACGACACCCTCCTTCTCCTGATTTGAATCAGCTGATTTTCCCAGCAATTACCGATCGTCGGATGGGTAACTCAAGTTCAGATGATGACGACGAGAGTCCGTAGGTAATCAGTTGTTGAAAAGATGTCCAACCGTCTGAATTTTTAGGGTCCATTTTGGTCATAGGCAAgttctttagcattatgaagaAGCTCCATGAATTGCCAATGTGACCGGAACACACTtagacttttgactttgattttTCTTTCACCTTAATTCTTTTTGTAAAAAATCCTTAGTTTTGACATTTTTGGCAGTTGGGAGCATTCAACATAGTTTGTAGATGTAGGTTGTGTTTACCAGGGTATCAGTTAATATGTCTTCTACCTTCTCTTTTGATATTGTGTGGGTCTCCATAAGCTCAATTTGAGAAAGGCTGGGCATCTTTACTTATATTGTCATTTGAACTAAATATGACcaccaaattttttaatttaaaatattttctcctgatgtttttattgattaaaacaTTACCTACTATTATGGGCAATGCAAACATTACCTATTACCTAAAACATTCCTAAATTCAATCTATGTTAACCACCTACTTAAATTTAATCTAGAATTAGACAGATTACTCCCAAGTTAAAGTGCACATCGACTAGATTGCTTCAGAGATAAGTTAAAATACACATAAATTAGTCTAGATaagatacatatatattatggaCATCTTTCACTTGGTTACTAAAATTGGACTATATTGATAATGTAAACTAAATACGAACTTTGATGGCCATTTTGCTACCACCGATAATTTCAATGAACAAAACTAATAGaataaagaaaacattgagaaTCCTGGATTTCATAAAAATCCAAATATACTTAACCATAAGCCTAGCATCTtcacaattgcactcttccAAAATTTGACCCTACAGGTAgcaaaatccaaatttttacTTACCATCAAACAACCTTCTTCCAACTAATTTCAAGGAGGGTCTGCTGTCAACACGTGACATATTCATCACTCGcaagaaaactcatacattcaaATTTACTCTGATTTCTAATATAATCCTAATGGTTTAGGATGGATTAGAAAGAATGGTTTGAAGTAATTGCAGAACCTCTAAGAAATTGGCTAAAATTAacttagttatttaattaaaccaCAATGGTTTACAATTACCCCTAATAATTCCTCATAAATATATCAGAAACATAGCTAAAAACAGAACACAAAACGCTGACTGGCTTTATTCAAATTACAACATATGTTTCCAGATATCCTTGCATTTCACATCAGAGTTATAAATCAGAAGACTAAAGATATGGAAAACCCAGTACTCAGAACAAAATTCCATAATCTCAGGTATGAAGAACAAGTAGGAGGTGATATTaatagatgatgatgatgatattcACAACACTAGGTGAAATTCTAGCACTACTCCTTGAACTGTTACAAATTCCATAAGAAAAGATTCGTAACCTAAGAAAAATTAATAGATGTCAAAgcagaaaaaagaaaggaaaagagaagaaaattgaaaaatctaaCAACAAAATAAGAAAGCACTATCTTGACCAGGGCCACATTTCATCAACATGTTTTAATGATTCAGTTCATTTGTTTCTGTTACAAACAAATCTAGGGTTCATCATCACCACCAGCGTTCTTTGATGAAGTCCCTGTTTTCTTGGGCAGAAGCAGATTGTGAATGTTGGGCATAACACCACCATTAGCAATAGTCACATCCCCCAAAAGCTTGCTCAGTTCCTCATCATTACGTACAGCAAGTTGAATATGACGAGGAACAATACGCGTCTTCTTGTTATCCCTGGCAGCGTTTCCAGCGAGTTCCAAAACCTAAACATAACAACAACACTCGAATTAGTCCCAAAAGcaataaaatcaatcaaattcttaaatacccatgaagaaattgCGAAAGGGGGGACGAACTAGGGGAAATCTTTGAAACCCTAGATCCATAAGGAGTGCTCAATCACACAAAACCcacaaatctaaaaaaaaaaacttcgaaATTATCATACCTCAGCGGCTAGGTATTCAAGAACAGCGGCGAGATAGACCGGAGCACCAGCACCGACACGCTCGGCATACTTGCCGGCCTTGAGGAAACGAGCAATACGACCGACGGGAAACTGCAGCCCGGCTTTACTACTCCTGGAGGTGGCCTTCTTGGCGGCTCCGGATCCTAGGGTTTTGCCTCTGCCGGCCATGAAATGAGATCTGTTAGAcggaaaagaagaacaaaggaACGGGAGAGAAGATCGAAGGCGATTTTCCGGCGAGGGCGCGAAAGAGTAATAAATAATCCCGAAAGATAAAGGACGGTATTTGATATATATAGTGAGATGGGGCTTGTGAGATAGGCCAATGAAATTGAAGTA
This region includes:
- the LOC120085404 gene encoding formin-like protein 5 isoform X2; translated protein: MTFRRLMGVAKRRCLVVLVILICASLATCLKDHEEEELILTQLADPINGNVNTEMAELLLVKCNLDLFQLKEAVEGTDLCFEEKPGSTNEINFECQMLTKEKTNRMLRAMHPQMKKTLLDCLRKKFHVSGKDYNSEAWYTRYLESLLLMPGSIRRKLSSRWHRSAKEVPAPPPESSADEKPSRKASSTSSKKEKKSNNQQTVIIAVVVTATVTFIIVALLFLCYNKSGSRVKQNDENHERPLLSLSLSSSPKYSAFGNSLKDDKFMSQPSSLSHHQRASSLDGSLHIVSDGARTSIQGPPSFGAAGVANNSSFGSTKMAGSTNGLLPPPPGAMPVTSEIIPPLKPPPGRAVPLPPERPSSFKPPSSMASPPPPPLPPAPPAPPPPRPKNSGHPPGPPPPPPPVPGKAGPRPPGPPPPPKSGIAPPRPPPLAPKGATPPRPPKPFGSGDDEMDESGVPKAKLKPFFWDKVLANPDHSMVWHQIKAGSFQFNEEMIETLFGYTPVDKTKTEGKKESSSQDPAHQYIQIIDSKKAQNLSILLRALNVTKEEVCDALHEGTELPSELLENLLRMAPTPEEELKLRLFSGELSQLGNAERFLKSLVDIPFAFKRLESLLFMGTLQEDISITKESFVNLEIACKELRSSRLFLKLLEAVLKTGNRMNDGTFRGGAQAFKLDTLLKLSDVKGKDGKTTLLHFVVQEIIRTEGIRAARNATGSQSFSSTSSKDLLDGTTNDTEEHYRTLGLQVVSGLSGELQNVKKAATIDADALTGTVSKLGHALLRTRDFLNKDMQGLGEESKFHETLKVFVQSAEVDIMALLEEEKRIMDLVKSTGDYFHGNAGKDEGLRLFVIVRDFLIMIDKTCREIKDAQKKQAKGHRKAASSSDIHQPSSSSDIRPPSSSTDSNHPPLSSTDIHPPSSTDSNHPPLSSTDINHPSSPSTDINHPPSTKASDLRHPPSPDLNQLIFPAITDRRMGNSSSDDDDESP
- the LOC120085404 gene encoding formin-like protein 5 isoform X1 encodes the protein MTFRRLMGVAKRRCLVVLVILICASLATCLKDHEEEELILTQLADPINGNVNTEMAELLLVKCNLDLFQLKEAVEGTDLCFEEKPGSTNEINFECQMLTKEKTNRMLRAMHPQMKKTLLDCLRKKFHVSGKDYNSEAWYTRYLESLLLMPGSIRRKLSSRWHRSAKEVPAPPPESSADEKPSRKASSTSSKKEKKSNNQQTVIIAVVVTATVTFIIVALLFLCYNKSGSRVKQNDENHERPLLSLSLSSSPKYSAFGNSLKDDKFMSQPSSLSHHQRASSLDGSLHIVSDGARTSIQGPPSFGAAGVANNSSFGSTKMAGSTNGLLPPPPGAMPVTSEIIPPLKPPPGRAVPLPPERPSSFKPPSSMASPPPPPLPPAPPAPPPPRPKNSGHPPGPPPPPPPVPGKAGPRPPGPPPPPKSGIAPPRPPPLAPKGATPPRPPKPFGSGDDEMDESGVPKAKLKPFFWDKVLANPDHSMVWHQIKAGSFQFNEEMIETLFGYTPVDKTKTEGKKESSSQDPAHQYIQIIDSKKAQNLSILLRALNVTKEEVCDALHEVGSGTELPSELLENLLRMAPTPEEELKLRLFSGELSQLGNAERFLKSLVDIPFAFKRLESLLFMGTLQEDISITKESFVNLEIACKELRSSRLFLKLLEAVLKTGNRMNDGTFRGGAQAFKLDTLLKLSDVKGKDGKTTLLHFVVQEIIRTEGIRAARNATGSQSFSSTSSKDLLDGTTNDTEEHYRTLGLQVVSGLSGELQNVKKAATIDADALTGTVSKLGHALLRTRDFLNKDMQGLGEESKFHETLKVFVQSAEVDIMALLEEEKRIMDLVKSTGDYFHGNAGKDEGLRLFVIVRDFLIMIDKTCREIKDAQKKQAKGHRKAASSSDIHQPSSSSDIRPPSSSTDSNHPPLSSTDIHPPSSTDSNHPPLSSTDINHPSSPSTDINHPPSTKASDLRHPPSPDLNQLIFPAITDRRMGNSSSDDDDESP
- the LOC120085045 gene encoding histone H2A.6 gives rise to the protein MAGRGKTLGSGAAKKATSRSSKAGLQFPVGRIARFLKAGKYAERVGAGAPVYLAAVLEYLAAEVLELAGNAARDNKKTRIVPRHIQLAVRNDEELSKLLGDVTIANGGVMPNIHNLLLPKKTGTSSKNAGGDDEP